One Candidatus Limnocylindrales bacterium genomic window carries:
- the cmk gene encoding (d)CMP kinase — MSEPSSHEAQRGFLIALDGPAGAGKSTTAQRVADALGFGYLDSGALYRCVAVAALEDGVALDDDAALGELVARIKVESIERGRRFLLNGRDVTDRIRAPEISQAASKSSACPTVRRLLVEWQRNAAHPPGTVVEGRDIGTVIFPDADLKVFLDADPEERARRRSLELAAKQSGDAAAATVAREMAERDRRDSTRPVAPLAAAPDAVVLDTTRLEIDQVVSKILAEVALRRSSSK; from the coding sequence ATGAGCGAACCATCATCGCACGAGGCGCAGCGCGGGTTCCTGATCGCACTGGACGGCCCGGCCGGTGCGGGCAAGTCGACGACCGCCCAGCGCGTGGCGGACGCGCTCGGCTTCGGCTACCTCGACTCGGGCGCTCTGTATCGCTGCGTGGCCGTGGCGGCGCTCGAAGACGGTGTGGCGCTCGACGACGACGCTGCGCTCGGCGAGCTCGTCGCGCGCATCAAGGTGGAATCGATCGAGCGCGGCCGCCGCTTTCTTCTCAACGGACGCGACGTCACCGACAGAATCCGTGCCCCCGAAATCAGCCAGGCGGCGTCCAAGAGCTCGGCGTGCCCCACGGTGCGCCGGCTGCTTGTGGAATGGCAAAGGAATGCGGCGCATCCTCCGGGCACGGTCGTCGAGGGCCGCGACATCGGCACCGTCATCTTTCCCGATGCCGACCTGAAGGTTTTCCTCGATGCCGATCCCGAGGAAAGGGCGCGCCGGCGCAGCCTCGAGCTGGCCGCGAAGCAGTCGGGTGACGCCGCCGCGGCCACCGTGGCGCGCGAAATGGCAGAAAGGGACCGGCGTGACAGCACCAGGCCCGTCGCTCCACTTGCAGCCGCGCCCGATGCGGTCGTTCTCGACACCACCAGGCTCGAGATCGATCAGGTCGTGTCCAAAATTCTCGCCGAGGTCGCGCTGCGCCGCTCGTCGTCGAAGTAG
- the aroA gene encoding 3-phosphoshikimate 1-carboxyvinyltransferase, with protein sequence MTGSHLAGAARGPLRGRVRVPGDKSIGHRALMFNAVAEGEALVRGLPRGQDVLSTMAAMQRLGAAIERIDADAVRVRGRAMKLARGSIEIDCQNSGTTMRLLCGLLAGQEGLTARLSGDGSLSRRPMRRVAEPLARLGGLVETTDGHAPLTVQGRALRGADVVLPVASAQLKSAVLLAGLQAAGTTGVTEPEKTRDHTENMLAAMGVAVRTSGVRVSVDGPVVPSACDVTVAGDPSSAAFLLAAAVLIAGSEVTVEEVCLNPTRTGFLDVLQRMGADITATVTGTQGGESVGTLRARASALRPFQITAPEVPACIDELPLLCVAAAFADGTSVLSGASELRVKESDRIATTAALLRTLGVQVEEREDGMIIHGQPAHLRVQSEGGAIATRGDHRIAMAATVGAAAAGCPLMLDDAGAVAVSFPEFFSSLERLGA encoded by the coding sequence ATGACCGGTTCGCACCTGGCAGGCGCCGCGCGTGGACCGCTGCGCGGGCGCGTGCGCGTGCCGGGCGACAAGTCGATCGGGCATCGCGCGCTCATGTTCAATGCCGTCGCCGAGGGCGAGGCGCTCGTGCGCGGACTGCCGCGCGGCCAGGACGTGCTGTCGACGATGGCGGCCATGCAGCGTCTCGGGGCCGCCATCGAGCGCATCGACGCCGACGCCGTGCGTGTACGAGGCCGCGCCATGAAGCTGGCGCGCGGCAGTATCGAGATCGATTGTCAGAACTCGGGCACCACCATGCGGCTTCTGTGCGGGCTGCTGGCGGGACAGGAAGGGCTGACGGCCAGGCTGTCGGGCGATGGGTCGCTGTCGCGAAGGCCGATGCGTCGCGTGGCCGAGCCGCTGGCCCGCCTGGGCGGCCTCGTCGAGACGACCGACGGCCATGCGCCGCTGACGGTGCAGGGCCGTGCGCTCCGCGGCGCCGACGTGGTGCTGCCCGTGGCCAGCGCACAGCTCAAGAGCGCGGTGTTGCTGGCCGGCCTGCAGGCCGCCGGCACGACCGGCGTCACGGAGCCCGAGAAGACGCGCGACCACACCGAGAACATGCTCGCGGCCATGGGCGTTGCCGTGCGCACCAGCGGCGTTCGCGTCAGCGTCGACGGGCCCGTGGTGCCGTCGGCGTGCGACGTGACGGTTGCGGGCGATCCGTCCTCGGCCGCCTTCCTGCTCGCGGCCGCGGTGCTCATCGCCGGAAGCGAAGTGACGGTCGAGGAGGTGTGCCTCAACCCGACGCGCACCGGATTCCTGGACGTGCTGCAGCGCATGGGCGCCGACATCACCGCAACGGTCACGGGAACGCAGGGCGGCGAGAGCGTGGGCACGCTGCGCGCGCGCGCATCGGCGCTGCGACCGTTCCAGATCACGGCGCCGGAGGTGCCGGCGTGCATCGATGAGCTTCCGCTGCTGTGCGTTGCCGCAGCCTTCGCCGACGGCACCTCCGTGCTTTCGGGCGCATCCGAGCTTCGCGTCAAGGAAAGCGATCGGATCGCCACGACGGCGGCGCTGCTGAGGACGCTGGGCGTGCAGGTGGAGGAGCGCGAAGACGGAATGATCATCCACGGTCAGCCGGCGCATCTGCGCGTGCAAAGCGAAGGCGGCGCGATTGCCACCCGCGGCGATCATCGCATCGCGATGGCCGCCACCGTGGGCGCGGCGGCCGCCGGATGTCCGCTCATGCTCGACGACGCGGGCGCGGTTGCCGTATCGTTTCCGGAGTTCTTCTCGTCGCTGGAGAGGTTGGGAGCATGA
- a CDS encoding HIT domain-containing protein, with protein MRVLWAPWRLSYIEKGDSKPGCIFCDKPRLVSQEERASGLVLRVGEHSSVLMNLYPYANAHLMVAPRTHTADFAALEPAVAAAVHADLQRSVRVLQKAFSPAGFNIGMNLGRCGGAGIADHLHWHIVPRWEGDTNFMPMLADTRVIPQHLQDTYERLLPLFTEEA; from the coding sequence GTGCGTGTTCTGTGGGCGCCCTGGCGCCTGTCGTACATCGAGAAGGGCGACTCGAAGCCGGGCTGCATCTTCTGTGACAAGCCGAGGCTGGTGTCGCAGGAGGAGCGGGCAAGCGGCCTCGTGCTCCGCGTCGGCGAGCATTCGAGCGTGCTGATGAACCTCTATCCGTACGCCAACGCGCATCTGATGGTGGCCCCGCGAACGCACACTGCAGACTTCGCGGCGCTGGAGCCTGCGGTCGCCGCCGCCGTCCACGCCGACCTGCAGCGCTCGGTGCGAGTGCTCCAGAAGGCGTTTTCGCCCGCCGGCTTCAACATCGGAATGAATCTCGGCCGCTGCGGTGGGGCCGGCATCGCCGACCACCTCCACTGGCACATCGTTCCCCGGTGGGAAGGCGACACGAATTTCATGCCCATGCTCGCTGATACGCGCGTGATCCCGCAACATCTGCAGGATACCTACGAGCGTCTGTTGCCGCTCTTTACGGAGGAAGCGTGA
- a CDS encoding DNA-formamidopyrimidine glycosylase family protein, with protein sequence MNLPAEVSLGQGSDLMPEGPEVRRYADLLAASLTGSAIRKVSARTRQARSWLDEHGESLDGRRLTTICSRGKHLIGYIEGNVYFHSHLMMWGRWRVDPSEPEFDRRERARIVTEAGTAVLSSAPVFEIGSGDPFENVEHLRSIGPDILPYEGIAAFDRDVFRRRLLSPAHCRYTIGAALLDQQLVAGIGNYLRCEILYCCGINPWRTVSALSEPEIGCLSATIPLLARRAYERSGTTVSDEEKQRLGSEPGLVYQAGREYGTRHYVFRRTNLPCLRCGSTIRQQRQVTRFDEEGEHTRITYFCPDCQGVDVEPRAAARAARSSSGRQRRA encoded by the coding sequence ATGAACCTGCCGGCCGAGGTGTCTCTTGGCCAAGGCAGCGATCTCATGCCCGAGGGACCCGAAGTGCGACGGTACGCCGACCTGCTGGCGGCCTCGCTCACCGGCAGCGCCATCCGCAAGGTCTCGGCGCGTACGCGTCAGGCACGCTCGTGGCTCGATGAGCACGGCGAGTCGCTGGACGGGCGGCGTCTGACGACCATCTGCTCGCGCGGCAAGCACCTGATCGGCTACATCGAGGGGAACGTCTACTTCCACTCGCACCTCATGATGTGGGGACGATGGCGCGTTGACCCGAGCGAGCCCGAGTTCGACCGCCGAGAGCGGGCGCGCATCGTCACGGAGGCGGGAACCGCGGTCCTGTCGTCAGCGCCCGTCTTCGAGATTGGAAGCGGCGACCCTTTCGAGAACGTCGAGCACCTTCGAAGCATCGGCCCCGACATCCTTCCCTACGAAGGCATCGCAGCGTTCGATCGGGACGTGTTCCGCCGTCGCCTGCTGTCCCCCGCACACTGCCGCTACACCATCGGCGCGGCGCTCCTGGATCAGCAGCTGGTGGCCGGCATCGGCAACTATCTGCGCTGTGAAATCCTCTACTGCTGCGGCATCAACCCCTGGCGCACGGTCTCGGCGCTGAGCGAGCCGGAGATCGGATGCCTCTCGGCAACCATCCCGCTCCTGGCACGGCGCGCGTACGAGCGCAGCGGAACCACCGTCTCGGACGAAGAAAAGCAGCGTCTAGGCAGCGAGCCGGGGCTCGTCTATCAGGCGGGGCGCGAATACGGCACGCGCCACTACGTGTTTCGCAGGACCAATCTTCCGTGCCTGCGCTGCGGCAGCACGATCCGTCAGCAGCGCCAGGTGACGCGCTTCGACGAAGAAGGCGAACACACGCGGATCACGTACTTCTGCCCGGACTGTCAGGGAGTGGACGTCGAACCGCGTGCGGCCGCGCGAGCTGCGAGGAGCTCGAGCGGCCGCCAGCGCCGCGCGTAA
- a CDS encoding integration host factor subunit beta produces MTKRDLIDEIVRLYPAYSRRDAEVIVNSVFESMTEALCKGDRIEIRGFGSFVVKQRQAREGRNPKTGDLVAVASKRVPFFKVGKELKQRVDDGYENEQNELAASAPEAGLSSVRS; encoded by the coding sequence ATGACCAAGAGAGACCTGATCGACGAGATTGTCCGGCTGTATCCCGCTTATTCGCGGCGCGATGCCGAAGTCATCGTCAACTCCGTGTTCGAAAGCATGACCGAGGCGCTCTGCAAGGGAGACCGCATCGAGATTCGCGGCTTCGGCAGCTTCGTGGTCAAGCAGCGACAGGCGCGCGAGGGACGCAATCCCAAGACCGGAGACCTGGTCGCCGTCGCCTCCAAGCGCGTGCCGTTCTTCAAGGTCGGCAAGGAGCTCAAGCAGCGCGTCGACGACGGCTACGAGAACGAGCAGAACGAGCTGGCCGCTTCCGCTCCCGAGGCAGGCCTCAGCTCGGTGCGCTCCTGA
- a CDS encoding prephenate dehydrogenase/arogenate dehydrogenase family protein gives MTAQWSHCVVVGTGLLGASLAGAGKARGLFARTTGVGRSTTNLETARARRLVDDTTSHLASAVADADLVVLATPVQTALRQLGELTDLLPAHCAVTDVGSVKAPIVAEAARLGLSSRFLGAHPMAGKAESGAGAADVDLFRGARVVLTPDSATPESLTAAIRAMWTALDAEVVVMNAAEHDEAVAMCSHLPQMVAYALAAAADDAANRDRVLQLAAGGFRDMTRLAASDADMWLDIITANREPILEALSEMELALGGLQAAIEEGDETWLRAVFAKAQKLRGDLPR, from the coding sequence ATGACCGCCCAGTGGTCCCACTGTGTCGTGGTCGGCACGGGTCTTCTCGGTGCCTCCCTTGCCGGTGCCGGCAAGGCACGCGGCCTGTTCGCACGCACGACCGGCGTGGGCCGCAGCACGACCAACCTGGAGACAGCGCGAGCGCGGCGTCTGGTCGACGACACGACCAGCCACCTTGCCAGCGCGGTGGCCGATGCGGATCTGGTCGTGCTGGCCACGCCCGTGCAGACGGCGCTGCGCCAGCTCGGCGAGCTCACCGACCTGCTTCCCGCACACTGCGCCGTCACCGACGTCGGCAGCGTCAAGGCGCCCATCGTCGCCGAAGCGGCGCGCCTCGGCCTTTCCTCCCGCTTTCTTGGCGCGCATCCGATGGCGGGCAAGGCCGAAAGCGGCGCAGGCGCGGCCGACGTCGATCTGTTTCGCGGCGCGCGTGTCGTGCTGACGCCGGATTCGGCGACGCCCGAATCCCTGACCGCCGCCATTCGCGCGATGTGGACCGCGCTCGACGCCGAAGTGGTGGTGATGAACGCGGCCGAGCACGACGAGGCGGTGGCGATGTGCAGCCATCTGCCGCAGATGGTCGCGTACGCGTTGGCCGCGGCCGCCGATGACGCAGCCAATCGCGATCGCGTGCTGCAGCTCGCCGCCGGCGGCTTTCGCGACATGACCCGTCTGGCCGCCAGCGATGCGGACATGTGGCTGGACATCATCACGGCCAACCGCGAGCCGATCCTGGAGGCGCTGAGCGAGATGGAGCTTGCGCTGGGAGGGCTGCAGGCGGCCATCGAGGAAGGCGACGAGACGTGGCTTCGCGCCGTCTTCGCGAAGGCGCAGAAGCTGCGCGGGGACCTGCCGCGATGA
- a CDS encoding carbon starvation CstA family protein yields the protein MNRIASTLGWLLVAAFGAGGLAYVALHRGESVSSLWFLIAGLCVYAIGYRYYSAFLASRALMLDDSRPTPAHRLADGRDFVPTNRWVVFGHHFAAIAGPGPLVGPILAAQFGYLPGALYIVIGVVLGGAVQDFTVLVGSMRRGGRSLGQIVRDEIGPVGGAAALIGVLAIMLILIGVLGLVVTNAMFGSPWGTFTIAMTIPIALAMGVYMTSIRPGHVLEASLGGLALTLLAVWGGRFIHEHETLRVFFDLSKTQIAVSLIIYGFTASVLPVWLLLAPRDYLSAFIKIGTVALLALGLLWVRPDVHMPALTQFIDGTGPVFAGKLFPFCFITIACGAISGFHSLIASGTTPKLLDRESDARFIGYGAMLMESFVALMALMAATVMDPGVYFAMNAPAALLGSTATEAAARIASWGFTLDPAGFEELTRQVGESTLLSRTGGAPTLAVGMAEIFSSALGGPAFKGLWYHFAIMFEALFILTTLDAGTRVGRFMMQDALGNLWEPLGRTSSLPANVFSSALIVGGWGYFLYQGVVDPLGGINSLWPLFGIANQLLAATALAAVTTIFIKSSRPAYALVTLIPLLWLLVVTMTAGFQKIFSADTRIGFLAQAAHLSAQLESGSVAADKLAQTQAVIFNNRLDAVVTAVFMALVTIVVVDAARVWWKTLSRPRLAAGLEEARA from the coding sequence ATGAATCGCATCGCTTCGACCCTGGGATGGCTGCTGGTAGCGGCGTTCGGCGCCGGCGGCCTTGCGTACGTGGCCCTGCACCGCGGCGAGAGCGTCTCGAGCCTGTGGTTCCTGATCGCGGGCCTGTGCGTCTACGCCATCGGCTACCGCTACTACTCGGCCTTCCTGGCGTCGCGCGCGCTGATGCTCGACGACTCGCGGCCGACGCCCGCGCACCGGCTAGCCGACGGCCGCGATTTCGTTCCCACCAATCGCTGGGTCGTCTTCGGGCATCACTTCGCCGCCATCGCCGGGCCGGGGCCCCTGGTCGGTCCGATCCTGGCGGCACAGTTCGGCTACCTGCCCGGCGCGCTCTACATCGTCATCGGAGTCGTCCTCGGCGGCGCGGTGCAGGACTTCACCGTGCTGGTCGGGTCGATGCGCCGCGGCGGCCGCAGCCTGGGTCAGATCGTGCGCGACGAGATCGGACCGGTCGGCGGCGCGGCAGCGCTGATCGGCGTCCTGGCGATCATGCTGATCCTCATCGGCGTGCTTGGCCTGGTGGTCACCAACGCGATGTTCGGCAGCCCCTGGGGAACGTTCACGATCGCGATGACGATTCCGATCGCCCTGGCCATGGGCGTGTACATGACCAGCATCCGTCCCGGACACGTGCTGGAAGCGTCGCTCGGCGGGCTGGCGCTGACGCTGCTGGCGGTCTGGGGCGGCCGCTTCATCCACGAGCACGAGACGCTGCGCGTCTTCTTCGATCTGTCCAAGACGCAGATTGCCGTCAGCCTGATCATCTACGGGTTCACGGCGAGCGTCCTGCCGGTGTGGCTGCTGCTCGCGCCGCGCGACTACCTGTCGGCGTTCATCAAGATCGGCACGGTGGCGCTGCTGGCGCTCGGGCTGCTGTGGGTACGGCCGGACGTTCACATGCCGGCGCTGACGCAGTTCATCGACGGCACCGGCCCCGTCTTTGCCGGAAAGCTGTTCCCCTTCTGCTTCATCACCATCGCCTGCGGCGCGATCTCCGGATTCCACTCGCTCATCGCCAGCGGCACCACACCCAAACTGCTGGATCGCGAGAGCGATGCCCGCTTCATCGGCTACGGCGCCATGCTGATGGAGAGCTTCGTGGCCCTCATGGCATTGATGGCGGCCACCGTGATGGACCCGGGCGTCTACTTCGCCATGAACGCGCCCGCTGCGCTTCTCGGCAGCACCGCCACCGAAGCGGCGGCGAGGATCGCCAGCTGGGGCTTCACGCTCGATCCGGCGGGGTTCGAGGAGCTGACGCGGCAGGTCGGCGAGTCGACGCTGCTGTCGCGCACCGGAGGAGCGCCGACGCTGGCGGTGGGAATGGCCGAGATCTTCTCGAGCGCGCTAGGCGGTCCCGCTTTCAAGGGCCTCTGGTACCACTTCGCCATCATGTTCGAGGCGTTGTTCATCCTGACGACCCTCGATGCGGGCACGCGCGTCGGCCGCTTCATGATGCAGGACGCGCTCGGCAACCTCTGGGAGCCGCTCGGGCGCACCTCGTCGCTGCCGGCCAACGTCTTCTCCTCGGCGCTGATCGTGGGCGGCTGGGGCTACTTCCTCTATCAAGGCGTGGTCGATCCTCTCGGCGGCATCAACTCGCTCTGGCCGCTGTTCGGCATCGCCAACCAGTTGCTGGCCGCCACGGCGCTGGCCGCCGTCACAACGATCTTCATCAAGTCGTCCCGCCCTGCGTACGCGCTCGTGACGCTGATCCCGCTGCTGTGGCTGCTGGTGGTGACGATGACGGCGGGCTTCCAGAAGATCTTTTCGGCGGATACGCGCATAGGATTTCTCGCGCAGGCCGCGCACCTGTCGGCGCAGCTCGAGAGCGGGAGCGTCGCCGCCGACAAGCTCGCGCAGACGCAGGCGGTGATCTTCAACAATCGCCTGGATGCCGTCGTCACCGCAGTGTTCATGGCGCTTGTCACCATCGTCGTCGTCGATGCCGCACGCGTGTGGTGGAAGACGCTGTCGCGGCCGCGCCTGGCCGCCGGTCTGGAGGAGGCGCGCGCATGA
- a CDS encoding phosphotransferase family protein, with protein MPAQGQYDLDEIRARLQAWLAAELDDASDVRVGEIGAPGTTGFSSETMLFDARWRHDGREHEQRYVLRTRPTEHPVFPDYDLYAQFRCMQIVGAVSSVPVPKVRWWEPDESVLGQPFYVMEHVDGEVPSDNPPYTVAGFLADASPQQQRALYTAEIGLLERLHAIDWKTAGFDFLDRPQFGRTGFEQQLGYYRHFLAWAAQGRPQPTVEAGLDYLERHCPAGRDIVVLNWGDARPSNIIVRDFQPVAVLDWEMATLGPPEVDVAWFLYLNRFLSEGVGAPPLPGFLGEVETAELYASLSGRRLHDLHYYQVWAGVRFSIIFIRIIQRMDKQGVLVPGWTEQNNICTQFLARVGGFPQPR; from the coding sequence GTGCCGGCGCAGGGACAATATGACCTCGACGAGATCCGGGCGCGGCTGCAGGCCTGGCTGGCCGCCGAGCTCGATGACGCCAGCGACGTTCGCGTCGGCGAGATCGGCGCGCCCGGCACGACCGGCTTTTCCAGCGAAACGATGCTTTTCGACGCTCGCTGGCGCCACGACGGCCGCGAGCACGAGCAGCGCTACGTGCTTCGCACGCGGCCTACCGAGCATCCGGTGTTTCCGGACTACGATCTGTACGCGCAGTTCCGCTGCATGCAGATCGTCGGCGCCGTCAGCAGCGTGCCGGTTCCCAAGGTGCGCTGGTGGGAGCCCGACGAGTCGGTGCTGGGCCAGCCGTTCTACGTGATGGAGCACGTCGACGGGGAGGTGCCGAGCGACAATCCGCCCTACACCGTTGCCGGCTTTCTCGCCGACGCCTCGCCGCAGCAGCAGCGCGCGCTGTACACCGCCGAGATCGGTCTGCTCGAGCGCCTGCACGCCATCGACTGGAAAACGGCCGGGTTCGACTTCCTGGATCGGCCGCAGTTCGGGCGTACCGGTTTCGAGCAGCAGCTCGGCTACTACCGGCACTTCCTTGCCTGGGCGGCGCAGGGCCGGCCGCAGCCGACGGTCGAAGCGGGGCTCGATTACCTCGAGCGGCATTGCCCCGCCGGCCGCGACATCGTCGTGCTGAACTGGGGCGATGCGCGGCCTTCGAACATCATCGTGCGAGATTTCCAGCCGGTAGCGGTGCTGGATTGGGAGATGGCCACGCTCGGCCCGCCCGAAGTCGACGTGGCCTGGTTCCTCTATCTGAACCGCTTCCTGAGCGAAGGTGTCGGCGCTCCTCCCCTGCCCGGCTTTCTCGGCGAGGTCGAGACGGCCGAGTTGTACGCGTCGCTCAGCGGGCGACGGCTGCACGATCTCCACTACTACCAGGTCTGGGCCGGCGTGCGCTTCAGCATCATCTTCATCCGCATCATCCAGCGCATGGACAAGCAGGGAGTGCTGGTCCCGGGATGGACCGAGCAGAACAACATCTGCACGCAGTTCCTCGCCAGAGTCGGCGGGTTTCCGCAGCCGCGCTGA
- a CDS encoding 30S ribosomal protein S1: protein MQQEKAQHEMTQRDAASESFSDMFEASVRPVQQGEIVKGHIVSIDNEMVTVDIGYKSEGMIPISEFQDRQGNLLVKEGQEVDVYVESTGGDGGEMHLSFQRARQNVVWKAIEEAYNSGGSVTGTVVGRVKGGLKVDVGVFAFLPGSHVDTRPTRSLDRYIGETTQFSILKFNRARGNVVVSRKALLEKEQEVMRAETLKVLEEGVILEGTVKNVTDYGAFVDLGGIDGLLHVTDMSWGRVSHPSKVVKPGEVIRVVVLKYDPTSHRISLGLKQLSEDPWLTVADRLFPGSRVHGKVVSLTDYGAFVEIEDGIEGLVHVSEMSWTKRVTHPSQVLSVGDEVDVVVLSLDPENRRISLGLKQVTPNPWEMLPIEHPVGTRVKGKVTSVTDFGVFVNVKEGIDGLVHISDMHWTKKVHHPSEMVKKGDELECVVLGIDIPNERLSLGLKQLTEDPWRRMNERYPVGTRIHGKVTNIADFGVFVELEEGVEGLVHVSQIGRERVENPRDLFQPGQQIEAEVTQVDIRERRISLSIRSLMQSAEKEEMRAYMSSEASGSGRGGSVTLGDMIQEKLARRGSREETGKGE from the coding sequence ATGCAGCAGGAGAAGGCCCAGCATGAGATGACCCAGCGCGACGCAGCGTCGGAGAGCTTCTCAGACATGTTCGAAGCCTCGGTCCGTCCCGTTCAGCAGGGCGAGATCGTCAAAGGCCATATCGTGTCGATCGACAACGAGATGGTCACCGTCGACATCGGATACAAGTCCGAAGGGATGATCCCGATCTCGGAGTTCCAGGACCGCCAGGGCAACCTGCTCGTCAAGGAAGGTCAGGAGGTCGATGTCTACGTGGAGTCCACCGGCGGCGACGGCGGTGAGATGCACCTGTCCTTCCAGCGCGCCCGCCAGAACGTCGTGTGGAAGGCCATCGAGGAAGCCTACAATTCCGGCGGCTCGGTCACAGGCACCGTAGTCGGCCGCGTCAAGGGCGGCCTCAAAGTGGATGTGGGAGTGTTCGCGTTTCTGCCCGGCTCCCATGTCGATACCCGTCCCACCCGCAGCCTGGATCGCTACATCGGAGAGACCACCCAGTTCTCCATTCTCAAGTTCAACCGCGCCCGCGGCAACGTCGTCGTCTCCCGCAAGGCCCTGCTCGAGAAGGAGCAGGAGGTCATGCGCGCGGAGACCCTCAAGGTTCTCGAAGAAGGCGTCATCCTCGAAGGCACCGTCAAGAACGTCACCGACTACGGCGCCTTCGTCGACCTCGGCGGCATCGACGGCCTGCTGCACGTCACCGACATGAGCTGGGGACGCGTCAGCCATCCTTCCAAAGTCGTCAAGCCGGGCGAAGTCATCCGCGTGGTCGTTCTCAAGTACGACCCGACCTCGCATCGCATCTCGCTCGGGCTCAAGCAGCTCAGCGAGGATCCTTGGCTGACGGTTGCCGACCGTCTCTTCCCGGGCAGCCGCGTGCACGGCAAGGTCGTCAGCCTGACCGACTACGGCGCGTTCGTCGAAATCGAAGACGGAATCGAGGGCCTCGTGCACGTCTCGGAGATGAGCTGGACCAAACGCGTCACGCATCCTTCGCAGGTGCTCAGCGTCGGCGACGAAGTCGACGTGGTCGTGCTGTCGCTGGATCCCGAGAACCGGCGCATCTCGCTGGGCCTGAAGCAGGTGACGCCCAATCCCTGGGAGATGCTGCCGATCGAGCATCCGGTGGGAACGCGCGTCAAGGGCAAGGTCACCTCGGTCACCGACTTCGGCGTGTTCGTCAACGTCAAGGAAGGCATCGACGGGCTGGTGCACATCTCCGACATGCACTGGACCAAGAAGGTCCATCATCCTTCGGAGATGGTGAAGAAGGGCGACGAGCTCGAGTGCGTCGTCCTCGGCATCGACATCCCGAACGAACGCCTCTCGCTCGGCCTCAAGCAGTTGACCGAAGACCCGTGGCGCCGCATGAACGAGCGCTATCCGGTCGGCACGCGCATCCACGGCAAGGTCACCAACATCGCCGACTTCGGCGTGTTCGTGGAGCTGGAGGAGGGCGTCGAGGGCCTGGTCCACGTTTCCCAGATCGGCCGCGAGCGGGTCGAGAACCCGCGCGACCTCTTCCAGCCCGGCCAGCAGATCGAGGCCGAGGTGACCCAGGTCGATATCCGCGAGCGCCGCATCTCGCTGTCCATCCGGTCGCTGATGCAGTCGGCCGAGAAGGAGGAGATGCGGGCCTACATGTCCTCGGAGGCCTCGGGCAGTGGCCGCGGGGGTAGCGTCACCTTGGGCGATATGATCCAAGAAAAGCTGGCGCGGCGCGGTAGTCGCGAGGAAACCGGCAAGGGAGAGTAG
- the hisC gene encoding histidinol-phosphate transaminase — MPGPVIPERIRSLTPYKPGRPIEEVERELGIHGSIKIASNENALGPSPRALAALREAIDDIHRYPDGGAVVLTEKMAGRIGVDPRRIVFGNGSNEVLELVCRMLAGPGDEVVFSADAFLVYPLVTIAVGATPVAVPAHGFEHDLDAIAGRIGPRTRVVFLANPNNPTGTIFRRSQWERFLASVPETVAVVLDEAYFEFVEDPEYPDGLRYIDAHPGLVVSRTFSKIYGLAGLRIGYGVGSLEMMDGLSRLRQPFNVNLLAQVAATAALDDEEHVQASRALVHESRRRWYAALAAMDVEYVPSQANFLLVRVGAGAAMTDALVRRGIIVRPMDAYGFPDHVRITLGTREEDERAIDGIGAVMAERSR, encoded by the coding sequence GTGCCAGGGCCCGTCATTCCAGAGCGCATCCGTTCGCTGACACCGTACAAGCCGGGCCGTCCCATCGAAGAGGTGGAGCGCGAGCTGGGCATCCACGGATCGATCAAGATCGCGTCCAACGAGAACGCGCTCGGTCCGTCGCCACGTGCGCTGGCGGCGCTGCGCGAGGCGATCGACGATATCCATCGCTATCCCGACGGCGGTGCGGTCGTGCTGACGGAGAAGATGGCGGGCAGGATCGGCGTCGACCCCCGGCGCATCGTTTTCGGCAATGGCTCCAACGAAGTTCTCGAGCTGGTCTGCCGCATGCTCGCCGGCCCGGGCGACGAAGTGGTCTTCTCGGCCGACGCGTTCCTGGTCTATCCGCTGGTGACGATCGCCGTCGGCGCCACTCCGGTTGCGGTGCCGGCGCACGGCTTCGAGCACGACCTCGACGCGATCGCCGGCCGCATCGGCCCTCGCACGCGCGTCGTCTTCCTGGCCAATCCCAACAATCCGACCGGCACGATCTTTCGCCGCAGCCAGTGGGAACGCTTCCTTGCATCGGTCCCCGAGACCGTGGCGGTCGTGCTGGACGAAGCGTACTTCGAATTCGTCGAGGACCCCGAATACCCGGACGGCCTGCGCTACATCGATGCGCATCCTGGTCTGGTCGTTTCGCGCACCTTCTCCAAAATCTACGGGCTGGCGGGTCTGCGGATCGGCTACGGCGTCGGATCGCTGGAGATGATGGACGGGCTCTCGCGGCTGCGTCAGCCGTTCAACGTCAATCTGCTGGCACAGGTCGCGGCCACGGCCGCGCTCGACGACGAGGAACACGTGCAGGCCTCGCGCGCTCTCGTGCACGAGAGCCGCCGGCGCTGGTACGCGGCGCTTGCCGCGATGGACGTCGAATACGTTCCGAGCCAGGCCAACTTCCTGCTGGTCAGGGTCGGCGCCGGTGCGGCAATGACGGACGCACTGGTGCGACGCGGCATCATCGTCCGTCCGATGGACGCCTACGGCTTTCCCGATCACGTCCGCATCACGCTCGGAACCCGTGAAGAGGACGAGCGAGCCATCGACGGAATCGGCGCCGTGATGGCGGAGCGCAGCCGATGA